The genomic region CGCACCACCTGGGGCCGCCCGTCCCTGTCCTTGTACTGCACGGTGAAGGAGTCGAAGTGGCCCTGGGGAACGGTCCAGGAGAGGCTCAGCGAGTCAGGGGAGGATCCTGTCACTGTCAGCTCCCCCAGGAGCGGCTCCTCAGGGGGCTCCGGGGCCTCCGTGCTGGGTTCTGTGGGGGCAGGAGTTTCTTCCTCTGCAGCTGAGAAGAGGGGACAGAGAAGGTGAGGCAGCTTCCCTGGGGGATGTCCTTGAGGTTTCGGGGAAAGAGAGCGAAGCTGTGGCCATGAGTGGGGGTCTGGAGGTCAGCCTGGAGAGGCCCGTCTTTGGAGCTGGGCGCTCTTGCTCAGCTTGCAGTCAACACACATGACAAGCTCTGAGCTCAGTGCTGGGGAACTTGGGACAGCCACCAACAGAGCTCACAGGGCCCTTCTCCACCCAGGAAGAGCTGTCAGTCctcagggaagtggggaaaagcaCAAAGGTACCAAGGCTCAGCCAAGAGCAGAGGGGCTTCCTGGGCCAGTTCACCCATCACCAGAGAAAGGGGGACCCTCCCACAGGCCCCATCCTGGGCTCCCACCGTCCACTCACCCGTCACCCCGATGACAGACATGGGACCCACGCGCTGGCCACCGTGGAAGCCATACAGGTTCAT from Piliocolobus tephrosceles isolate RC106 unplaced genomic scaffold, ASM277652v3 unscaffolded_34118, whole genome shotgun sequence harbors:
- the LOC113222742 gene encoding tenascin-X-like — protein: MTPEPPIKPRLGELTVTDATPDSLSLSWTVPEGQFDHFLVQYRNGDGQPKAVRVPGHEDGVTISGLEPDHKYKMNLYGFHGGQRVGPMSVIGVTAAEEETPAPTEPSTEAPEPPEEPLLGELTVTGSSPDSLSLSWTVPQGHFDSFTVQYKDRDGRPQ